Below is a window of Halomonas sp. Bachu 37 DNA.
TCGCCTCTGCCTCGACGCGCTACACGCCGAGTTCGGCGAGCTGGCGATCTCACGAGTCTTTGAAAGCGAACCCGTCGGTTTTCACGATTCGCGCAACTTCTACAATCTCGTGGTGGCTTTCGACAGCGACCGCTCACCTGGCGAATTGCAGGCCTGGGGCAAGCGTCTGGAAATCGCCCATGGCCGCAGAGCGGATACACCCAAGTACAGCCCCCGGGCGCTGGATATCGACTTGTTGACGGTAGGCGAGCTGTGCGGCGAGTACGATGGAGTCACGTTGCCGCGTGCCGACATCACCCACAACGCCTTTGTCCTGCAACCCCTGGCCGAGCTGCTGCCGGCCGCACGGCATCCCCGTAGCGGCATTGCCTACCGCCAGCTATGGCAGGCGTTCGATGTGGGCAGCCAACGCTTGTGGCCGGTGGACTTCTACTGGAACGGCAAGTGGATCTCGCGGACTCAGCCCGCTTGCGCCGGCTCCCGGGCGAGCTTTCGGATGGTGAATGAGTCATTCGATCACACTCGCGCACGCGCCGATGTCTGACACCGTTTGGCCAGGCACAGCTAGCCCTCAGGCCGGGCCTAACGCCTGCGCCACCGCTTGCCGGCGCGCGTCAGCCAACGCCTCGCCCAGAGATTTGCCCTTGTAGCCCTGCTCCAGCAGCGGCTTCACCTCGACCCGACTTGCAGCGCCCCAGCCATGGGCCAGGCGTTTGCCGAGCGCGGGCGCCTGGCACATCATCCAGGCCAGCTGGCCCTCGACCTGGCGCGGCTTGCGCCAGGCATCCAGGCGATCCAGCCAGGCCATGACTTGCTCCGGTACCAGACGGGAGGTCATCTCGAAGGCCTCAAGCAGCTCTCGGCTGGCCGCCGTATGCCGAGCCAGGCGGGCCACGTTGTTGGGCAGGCGCAAGCGCATGGCGAGTGCCTGTCTTTTCTCCTCGGGCAACGATTCCACCAGGCGAGCGTAACGCCAGTGAGCTAGCGGTATGTCGGTCTCGGGGACTTGCTGCAGACGCGCCAGAAATGTCTTCAGAAAAGCGTCTTTCTCACTCTCACTTGTCTGGACGCCTGGTTCGTCACCGGTTATTTCATCGACTGGCACCTCAAAAAGCTCGGGCATCACCCGAACGAGCGCCCCGCAGGCGTGTAAGGCGCGAAAATACGCCTCGGGATGGGGCTCGCCCAGCGCTTTTTCGGTTTCCGTCCAGATACGCTCCGCCGCAAGGTGGTTTAACTCGTCACTTTCCACGATCCGGCGCATCAGCGCTTGGGTTTCCTCCGCGATGACGAAGCCGAGACCGGCATAGCGCGCCAGAAAACGCGCGGTACGCAAGACCCGCAGCGGGTCTTCGATGAACGCCGGGGAGACATGGCGCAGCACCCGAGTTTCCAGGTCCACACGGCCCTGGTAAGGATCGTGGAGCTTGCCATCGCTATCTTCGGCCATGGCGTTGATGGTCAAGTCCCGGCGCGCCAAGTCCTCC
It encodes the following:
- the folK gene encoding 2-amino-4-hydroxy-6-hydroxymethyldihydropteridine diphosphokinase, with amino-acid sequence MAQVTVSLGSNIAPEQHIRLCLDALHAEFGELAISRVFESEPVGFHDSRNFYNLVVAFDSDRSPGELQAWGKRLEIAHGRRADTPKYSPRALDIDLLTVGELCGEYDGVTLPRADITHNAFVLQPLAELLPAARHPRSGIAYRQLWQAFDVGSQRLWPVDFYWNGKWISRTQPACAGSRASFRMVNESFDHTRARADV
- a CDS encoding polynucleotide adenylyltransferase, whose translation is MDRRLEGLQVYRVGGAVRDALLGWPVYDNDWVVVGTTPEDMRRRGFRAVGRDFPVFLHPDTHEEYALARTERKSGHGYGGFVMHASPDVTLEEDLARRDLTINAMAEDSDGKLHDPYQGRVDLETRVLRHVSPAFIEDPLRVLRTARFLARYAGLGFVIAEETQALMRRIVESDELNHLAAERIWTETEKALGEPHPEAYFRALHACGALVRVMPELFEVPVDEITGDEPGVQTSESEKDAFLKTFLARLQQVPETDIPLAHWRYARLVESLPEEKRQALAMRLRLPNNVARLARHTAASRELLEAFEMTSRLVPEQVMAWLDRLDAWRKPRQVEGQLAWMMCQAPALGKRLAHGWGAASRVEVKPLLEQGYKGKSLGEALADARRQAVAQALGPA